CGTCACTTACGCAATATTGACTTCAGATCCAGTCAATTTCAGCGCTACAAAATTCAAGAAGCTTCTGCGTGATTTTTATCTTGGTTGTTTCAAAAAGAAGCTGGAGAAGTTTTAAAAGCCCAATCTCTCTTTAACATTTGTGCCGAAATGAATGCGAACAGGCCTCAGACATTCGTCACTATTGCGATACATGAATGTAGACGAGTAATACATTTAGTTATAAATTAAAGTTGTTCTTACATTGGTGTCAGACATGAATACAAATGGAATAATCCTTGCGTATGCACACTTTTACAAAGGTGCCAGGGCACAATGAAAACGCTATTTACAATGGTGCCAGGCTTCAGGTTTGAGTAATAAATTTGAGATCTTAACGGTTTGGTTTCAATGGTATCAGCCCAAATTTTAACAGCGCACGAATTTACGAATAAGCCCTGCGTATGCACACTTTTACAAAGGTGCCAGGGCAAAATGAAAACGCTATTTACAATGGTGCCAGGCTTCAGGTTTGAGTAATAAATTTAAGATCTTAACGGTTTGGTTTCAATGGTGCCAGCCCAAATTTTAACAGCGCACGAATTTACGAATAAGCCCTGCGTATGCACACTTTTACAAAGGTGCCAGGGCAAAATGAAAACGCTATTTACAATGGAGCCAGACATAAATTGAAATCCCTTGAACATGGTGTCTGGCTTAAATTTGTTTCTCATCTTTCCGCACTTAAACTGTGATAATTAAAAAAAGGAGTTGTTGAGGTGGTGGAGTTGCCTATGGCTGACGAGTGTTTGATTTGCGGTGCGCCTTTGAAATATCTTGAGGCGGACGAAAACATACAGTGTTCGCTGTGTTACAAGTGGGAAACCAGCAAGACGTGCTGCGTGAACGGGCATTATGTTTGCAATGAGTGCCACACCAAGGGGATGGGTGCGATAATGAGCATTTGTTTGCGCTCGACCTCGAAGAATCCGATAGAAATTGTGCAGCAAATGATGGACGAACCATGGTGCCACATGCATGGGCCTGAGCATCATGTGATGGTAGGTGCGGCTCTTTTGGCAGCCTATCGAAATGCTGGCGGCGATATTGACCTTGAGACGGCGTTGCATGAAATGATGTCAAGAGGCAAAAAAGTGCCTGGCGGCACTTGCGGCTTTTGGGGTGCGTGCGGTGCAGGCATCAGCACAGGCATGTTCGTAGCGATTGTGACAAAGTCGAACCCTCTCGCGCAAAAACAATGGGCGCTTTCAAATGAGGTGACATCGCAGTCACTCGCATGCATTGCTGAGCATGGCGGACCGCGGTGCTGTAAGCGAGACTCGTTTCATGCTATTCTTAGCGCGATTGATTTTGTAGCTGAAAACCTTGGCGTGCAGATGGAAAAACCAAACATCATCTGCAAATATTTCTCAAAAAACAATCAATGCTTGGGTGAAAACTGCGTGTTCAATCCTAAAGCTGTTAAAGCAAAACAAATAAATTCAAGGTAAAAAAACAAGACGTTTAAAATTAGCTTTGCTCTGTTGATTTCGCATGTTCATCAATTCGGGCTTTCACGTCTTTGAATGCTTTCAACTGTGAGCATTTGTGAATCCTTTTTTGTCACCATAACTTCCAAATTGCTTTTACCTGTTTTAACGGGTGAA
This portion of the Phoenicibacter congonensis genome encodes:
- a CDS encoding DUF5714 domain-containing protein, with the translated sequence MADECLICGAPLKYLEADENIQCSLCYKWETSKTCCVNGHYVCNECHTKGMGAIMSICLRSTSKNPIEIVQQMMDEPWCHMHGPEHHVMVGAALLAAYRNAGGDIDLETALHEMMSRGKKVPGGTCGFWGACGAGISTGMFVAIVTKSNPLAQKQWALSNEVTSQSLACIAEHGGPRCCKRDSFHAILSAIDFVAENLGVQMEKPNIICKYFSKNNQCLGENCVFNPKAVKAKQINSR